The proteins below come from a single Thermincola ferriacetica genomic window:
- a CDS encoding trypsin-like peptidase domain-containing protein encodes MNNEEARKIDLLSVVSLYLEPQVNNNILGSATGFVVQYGQMPYLITNWHVVSGRNPNSGKLLSPETGATPDSIRIFHHTAKLGEWIITSEALYDSDGNPRWIEHKLGRKIDVVALPLSELDKVKLYPLDLRLAESKIIPQPGMPASIIGYPFGLSNFLWPIWKTGHIASDPDVDFDGCPIFLIDATTRSGMSGSPVVLRLTHTYYSNNVQGLVSEGVTTKFLGVYSGRIHNEAEIGKVWKPKVISEILTGAKYRLT; translated from the coding sequence ATGAACAATGAGGAAGCTAGGAAAATCGACCTGTTAAGCGTGGTTAGTTTATATTTAGAACCTCAAGTAAATAACAATATTTTAGGATCAGCAACGGGGTTCGTAGTTCAATATGGACAGATGCCTTATCTCATTACAAACTGGCATGTGGTATCCGGGAGAAATCCTAATTCGGGTAAATTATTATCACCTGAAACTGGTGCAACTCCAGATAGTATTAGGATATTTCATCACACTGCCAAATTAGGTGAGTGGATAATAACATCTGAAGCGTTATATGATTCAGACGGTAATCCTAGATGGATTGAACATAAACTTGGCAGAAAAATCGATGTAGTAGCACTACCTCTTAGCGAACTTGACAAAGTAAAACTGTACCCACTTGATTTGAGATTAGCCGAAAGTAAAATTATCCCTCAGCCTGGCATGCCAGCCTCTATCATTGGATACCCTTTTGGATTGTCTAATTTTCTGTGGCCTATTTGGAAAACTGGGCATATTGCTTCAGACCCAGATGTGGATTTTGATGGATGCCCCATTTTTTTAATAGATGCTACAACACGTAGCGGAATGTCTGGGTCACCTGTTGTATTACGACTTACCCATACATATTATTCAAATAACGTTCAAGGTTTAGTTTCAGAGGGAGTTACAACTAAATTTCTTGGTGTTTATTCTGGAAGAATTCACAATGAAGCAGAGATAGGCAAGGTATGGAAACCAAAAGTCATATCAGAAATCTTGACCGGAGCGAAATATCGTCTAACATAA
- a CDS encoding restriction endonuclease — protein MIPDYQSIMLPLLQLISDNQKHKFRDIVENLAVHFKLSEDERKELLPSGQQPIFDNRVGWAKTYLKKAGLLDTPMRATIVITQRGLDVLKQNPREINVRFLRQFPEFVEFQSTKRDALEEVQQHTEEIIAQTPEENLENAYQRIRKSLAQDLLNKVIGLPPAFFERLVVELLVKMGYGGSIKDAGKAIGKSGDEGIDGTIKEDKLGLDIIYIQAKRWQPGNVVGRPEIQKFVGALAGQGAKKGVFITTSSFTKEAIDYVQRINTKIVLIDGEYLADLMIDYDVGVTKSAVYEIKKIDSDYFGED, from the coding sequence ATGATTCCAGATTATCAATCCATAATGCTTCCTTTACTTCAGTTAATTTCTGACAACCAAAAACATAAGTTCAGGGACATCGTTGAGAACCTCGCTGTGCATTTCAAACTATCGGAAGATGAAAGAAAGGAACTTTTGCCCAGTGGACAACAGCCAATTTTCGATAATCGAGTAGGATGGGCCAAAACTTATCTAAAAAAAGCTGGTCTCCTCGATACTCCAATGCGTGCAACGATTGTAATTACGCAACGAGGTCTTGATGTCTTAAAACAAAATCCACGGGAAATAAATGTTCGTTTCCTACGTCAATTTCCTGAGTTTGTTGAATTTCAAAGCACCAAACGTGATGCTTTGGAAGAAGTACAGCAACATACAGAAGAAATAATTGCTCAGACCCCTGAAGAGAATCTTGAAAACGCATACCAAAGAATTAGAAAATCGCTAGCCCAAGACCTTTTGAATAAAGTTATTGGGCTTCCCCCTGCTTTTTTTGAGAGGCTTGTTGTTGAATTGCTGGTCAAAATGGGCTACGGTGGGTCAATCAAAGATGCAGGAAAGGCTATTGGTAAAAGCGGAGACGAGGGCATTGATGGTACTATCAAGGAAGATAAACTTGGCCTTGACATTATTTACATTCAAGCCAAACGTTGGCAACCTGGCAATGTAGTTGGTAGACCAGAAATTCAGAAATTCGTCGGAGCACTGGCGGGGCAGGGAGCTAAAAAAGGTGTTTTTATAACAACCTCATCGTTCACAAAAGAAGCAATTGACTATGTGCAGCGGATTAATACAAAGATTGTTCTTATAGATGGCGAATATCTTGCTGATTTGATGATTGATTACGATGTTGGTGTTACAAAGAGTGCTGTTTACGAGATTAAAAAAATTGACAGCGATTATTTTGGTGAGGACTGA